In one Desulfobacterales bacterium genomic region, the following are encoded:
- a CDS encoding biotin transporter BioY produces MNVSGQLRMTVYASLLAALTAAGAYIAIPIGPVPVVLQNMFIFLSGILLGSRWGLASVGVYLLAGACGLPVFAGGVGGIGRFIGPTGGYLLGYLPAVYVIGLISEKTKPVAVFDVMAMLCGGVIIYACGASWLKMITGMDWGKALAVGMNPVFLAGDAVKISAAVAVAKALRPVIYRA; encoded by the coding sequence ATGAACGTGTCCGGGCAGCTTCGAATGACTGTGTATGCCTCGCTGTTGGCGGCGCTGACGGCGGCGGGGGCCTATATCGCGATACCCATCGGTCCGGTGCCCGTAGTGTTGCAGAATATGTTTATTTTTCTTTCCGGTATTTTATTGGGAAGTCGCTGGGGGCTTGCCAGTGTCGGGGTGTACCTGCTGGCCGGGGCATGCGGCCTTCCGGTGTTCGCTGGTGGTGTCGGGGGGATCGGGCGCTTTATCGGTCCAACCGGCGGATATCTTCTGGGATATCTGCCGGCCGTGTATGTGATCGGTCTGATCTCGGAAAAGACAAAGCCGGTTGCCGTATTTGACGTCATGGCCATGCTGTGCGGGGGGGTAATCATCTATGCCTGCGGTGCCTCCTGGTTGAAGATGATCACGGGCATGGACTGGGGCAAAGCGCTGGCTGTAGGGATGAATCCGGTGTTTCTGGCAGGGGATGCAGTGAAAATTTCAGCGGCAGTGGCTGTTGCCAAAGCGTTGCGTCCGGTCATTTATCGGGCATAA
- a CDS encoding ABC transporter ATP-binding protein, with the protein MKLIEITNLTHRFADGTIGLDSVSLTIHEGEFVVVAGQNGSGKTTLMRHFNGLLMPASGEVKIDGIAVSDDLKRARQLVGMVFQDADSQIVGETVYEDVSFGPENLGLKGQGLKRCVTDAMASVGISEIAEQRPHQLSGGQKRKLAIAGVLAMKPRVIIFDEPFSNLDYPGVKQVLQQILDLHQSGHTIILITHDLEKVIYHASRLVIMEKGKIVRDGIPEKVIGEVEQFGIRTPCAYRMGMETESWLR; encoded by the coding sequence ATGAAACTTATAGAAATCACCAACCTGACGCATCGATTCGCAGATGGCACCATAGGCCTTGATTCGGTCAGCCTGACGATTCATGAAGGAGAATTTGTTGTGGTTGCCGGACAGAACGGATCCGGCAAAACCACCTTGATGAGACATTTTAACGGGCTGTTAATGCCGGCTTCCGGTGAGGTAAAAATTGACGGCATTGCAGTGTCCGATGACCTGAAACGGGCAAGACAGCTGGTGGGAATGGTATTCCAGGATGCCGACAGCCAGATTGTCGGTGAGACGGTGTATGAAGACGTGTCATTCGGGCCGGAAAATCTCGGATTGAAAGGCCAGGGGCTGAAGCGGTGTGTAACCGATGCGATGGCATCTGTGGGGATCAGTGAAATCGCCGAACAAAGACCCCATCAGCTTTCCGGCGGTCAAAAACGAAAGCTTGCCATTGCAGGCGTTCTTGCGATGAAACCGCGGGTGATTATTTTTGACGAACCTTTTTCCAACCTCGATTATCCGGGGGTAAAGCAGGTTCTTCAGCAAATCCTCGATCTTCATCAATCCGGGCATACGATTATACTGATTACCCATGATCTGGAGAAGGTGATCTATCATGCGAGCCGGCTCGTGATTATGGAGAAGGGGAAAATAGTCAGGGATGGCATTCCTGAGAAGGTAATCGGAGAGGTCGAACAGTTCGGCATCCGGACGCCCTGCGCATACCGGATGGGAATGGAGACCGAATCATGGCTGAGGTGA
- a CDS encoding energy-coupling factor transporter transmembrane component T translates to MAEVTCFCYHPSESVLHAIDARFKMACLIMMSLCIVNSGAWALAVLTAAFVALSRAARLPVIRLAGELRFFGLFLGFVFIARALSFPAPSDVTIMKVGISFPGLRDAGLVSWRLLLIVLCGFMFIAATKSSEIKRAIEWYCRPFPFIPGKRIATMIGLIVRFLPVIFQQIRETSDAQRARCIEQRKNPVSRVIRLAVPLIRRTFETADKLAVAMEARCYNEDRTAAGSFAAAPRDWLALMTVVGLCAVCLFRH, encoded by the coding sequence ATGGCTGAGGTGACGTGTTTTTGCTATCATCCATCGGAATCGGTTCTGCATGCCATTGATGCGCGGTTTAAAATGGCGTGTCTCATCATGATGAGCCTCTGTATCGTAAACTCCGGTGCATGGGCCCTGGCTGTATTGACAGCAGCGTTTGTGGCACTCAGCCGCGCCGCCCGGCTGCCGGTTATCCGGCTGGCCGGAGAGCTTCGCTTTTTCGGGTTGTTTCTCGGGTTCGTATTTATCGCAAGGGCGCTGTCTTTTCCAGCGCCATCCGATGTCACTATTATGAAAGTTGGTATTTCTTTTCCGGGACTTCGGGATGCCGGACTTGTCAGCTGGAGACTGTTGCTGATCGTTTTATGCGGCTTTATGTTTATTGCCGCTACGAAATCTTCAGAAATCAAGCGGGCCATTGAATGGTATTGCCGGCCATTTCCATTTATTCCGGGTAAACGGATTGCAACCATGATCGGATTGATCGTGCGATTTTTGCCGGTGATATTCCAGCAGATTCGTGAAACTTCCGATGCCCAGCGGGCCCGGTGTATCGAACAGCGAAAGAATCCGGTGTCCCGGGTAATTCGGCTGGCGGTTCCTCTGATTCGGCGAACATTTGAAACCGCGGATAAACTGGCAGTTGCCATGGAAGCAAGGTGTTATAATGAAGACCGTACTGCGGCGGGTAGTTTT